One Elaeis guineensis isolate ETL-2024a chromosome 10, EG11, whole genome shotgun sequence genomic window carries:
- the LOC140851903 gene encoding DEAD-box ATP-dependent RNA helicase 3, chloroplastic-like encodes MASIVGVSSLYRSPCLELPKRALPYLSPSSEKPPFCGLRASATTRGCCCSLRSSRPTAAPPRLLVPSAVASPNSVLSEEAFKGLGDFSKSSLDGEEGEEEYYGSEEEEEEDAEGSTVGSEEELAIANLGLPEQLVSTLEKRGITHLFPIQRAVLLPALESRDLIARAKTGTGKTLAFGIPIIKRLTEDNDDRRISRRGRLPRVLVLAPTRELAKQVEKEIKESAPYLGTVCVYGGVSYNIQQNALARGVDVVVGTPGRIIDLINSNSLQLGEVEYLVLDEADQMLAVGFEEDVEVILEKLPSDRQSMLFSATMPGWVKKLARRYLNDPLTIDLVGDQDEKLAEGIKLYAIPTTATSKRTILSDLVTVCLKLLRLTVCAHVIHVSFPVWVQFYHMLDEMVILVMLYSSIRNN; translated from the exons ATGGCCTCCATCGTCGGTGTCTCGTCCCTATACCGGAGCCCCTGTCTAGAGCTCCCCAAGAGGGCGCTCCCATACCTATCCCCTTCCTCCGAGAAGCCCCCCTTCTGCGGTCTGAGGGCTTCCGCCACGACCAGGGGATGCTGCTGCTCCCTGCGCAGCTCGAGACCGACTGCAGCGCCTCCCCGTCTGCTCGTCCCCTCGGCTGTGGCTTCGCCTAACTCGGTCCTGAGCGAGGAGGCGTTCAAGGGGCTCGGCGACTTCTCCAAGTCATCTCTGGATGGGGAGGAGGGCGAGGAGGAGTACTACggctcggaggaggaggaggaggaggacgcgGAAGGCTCCACCGTCGGGAGCGAGGAAGAACTCGCCATCGCCAATCTAGGGTTGCCAGAGCAGCTCGTGAGTACCCTCGAGAAGCGTGGGATTACTCACCTCTTTCCCATTCAG AGGGCTGTGCTGCTTCCTGCTCTTGAAAGCCGAGATCTCATTGCACGGGCAAAGACGGGGACAGGGAAGACACTGGCTTTTGGAATTCCCATCATTAAACGACTCACAGAGGATAATGATGACCGAAGAATCTCGAG GCGAGGTCGTCTTCCTCGGGTTCTGGTTCTAGCACCAACTAGAGAGTTGGCCAAGCAAGTGGAGAAGGAAATTAAAGAGTCAGCACCATATCTTGGCACTGTCTGTGTCTATGGAGGAGTCTCTTATAACATCCAGCAAAATGCACTGGCTCGTGGTGTTGATGTGGTAGTGGGGACTCCTGGTCGAATTATCGACCTGATCAACAGCAACAGCCTTCAATTGGGAGAAGTTGAGTATTTGGTCCTTGATGAGGCTGATCAGATGCTTGCTGTTGGATTTGAGGAGGATGTGGAAGTGATATTGGAAAAACTGCCATCAGATCGTCAAAGCATGCTATTTTCTGCAACAATGCCCGGTTGGGTGAAAAAGTTGGCCAGGAGATATCTAAatgatcccctgacaatcgacttG GTTGGTGATCAAGATGAAAAGCTAGCAGAAGGAATTAAACTTTATGCCATTCCAACAACTGCGACTTCAAAGCGTACAATCCTTAGTGACCTAGTCACGGTATGTCTAAAGTTGCTAAGATTGACAGTTTGTGCTCATGTCATTCATGTTAGCTTTCCTGTATGGGTTCAGTTTTATCATATGCTAGATGAGATGGTCATCTTAGTTATGCTTTACTCATCAATTAGGAataattaa